agacagggacacacccagctgcaggtacaTGAAAGCTTTCACTAGCCAGCCATGAACTAACAAGACAGAGGCTCCAGCGAGCTCCCTATGGCTCCCCAGCCTAGTACACAAGAgctgtaccatcttgccctggcCAATGGCCTGACCAGTATCAGTTTATTTCCCAGTCtgtccctccctcaatgtggagaggacaatacATCAGCCTGAGCAGATTCCCTTTTACGTTTCAAACAGCATCCTGTAATAAGGAAAACAATATAAACcagatttattaattacagaaagattgATTGTTTACGTTTTTTATAAGTAATAGTGTAAAGAACAAAGCTGAGATCTGGGAAATAAACAACATCACAATCTATGTTCTATACACTAGACAGGCTTTGAATCAAACAGTGTGTCACCCTGATGGTACAAACAATCCACCaatcttccatacacaggctagaaatcccttcagcctgggGCCAGGTCCTCAGTTCAATCCAATTTCTATTATTTTTGATGTTGAGTTGTGTGGGGAGAGTGAGGTCAAGTGATGATGTCGCTTTCACATTTTATAGCTTGTGCCATGTAGAGGGAGCTTCATTATTCCAAGCgaaagcccccagcacagttactggaaaagaacAGCcgcaagatggagtccagagtcacaTCACAATCATATCACTAAGGtaaatatgggggtgccagggtgttgctCTGGGGCACAGAATGTCATATCTCCCCCCTTAGTttactgcaggggtgtgtgatgggttgggtcacagaacccccttgggagctgccacctgatgtgccaagactacttctgcccctgcattccctgccagctcgggaccccagcaccctgccttgctgagccagacacacccgcctgctccaacacagacccagggtctgaattacttgccccaaagctgcagacttaactgaaagcagctcacagaagtgttcctgtctttaacactcagatgcccaactcccaatggggtctaaacccaaataaatctgttttaccctgtataaagcttatacagggtaaactcataattTTTTCaccctttataacactgatagagagaaatgcacagctgcttgccccctcccccaggtattaatacatagtctgggttaattaatgagtaaaacatgattttattaaatacagaaagtaggatttaagtgcttCCAAGTAGtgacaaacagaacaaagtgaattaccaagtagaATAAAATAAATCATGCCAGTCTATGTCTAATCCAACTGAATAGAGATAAattcctcaccagttccagaatgctccgttttacagactaatctccttttaggctgggtccagcaatcactcccaCTCCTTGCAGTCACTCTCCTTTGTTCCAggttctttcaggtatctttggcgatggagaggctctctctttagccagctgaagacaaaatggaggggtgtcccctgggcttaaatagactttctcttgtaggTGTAGATTCCcttctctctcctatgcaaagtccagctccaagatggagtattggagtcacctgggcGAGTCACATGTCCACtcatgactgagttccttaccagcctAGCCAAATTCCTGGGAAAgcccagatgtggattggtgtctccaagttcattgttggcttcagtgtttcttgatgggGCACTTACCGAGAATAGACTTTTCTCAGGAACCCGACCAACTGCTTCACCAcagcctacttagaatcaaacaagtatgcagccaatattcataaccatgaatacaaaaatgacacatgcatacagataggaaTAACAgattcagcagatcatgacctttacaGAGATACATTACATggaatatgtagcataaaacccattctagttatgttatacatatatatttcttcagataacacacagtcaacctgtgaagcTCTTTGACAGAtgatgatgtgaaggccaagattattaTAGctttcaaaaagaactagatgaattcatggatgataggtccatcaatgactattagccaagatgctcagggatgatgttcctagtctctgtttgctgcAAGCTGGGAAAGGCTAATGGGGAATGGATCATTTGagaattatctgttctgttcattccctctgaagcatctgatcttgggcactgctggaagacaggatactgggctagatggacctttggtctaacacAACACGACCGTTCTTAAGTTCACTGAAGAAGGAAATGGTGTGCAGATATTGTGCTGTGTTGTGTTTACCTGAATCTGTGTATCTCTTCGGCTGTCTAAAGTAGAGGAATTGTTTTAGCAACTTGTGAATGGGGTTCCAGGGGGCCCCACTCTGAGATTGCTcaattagggcaaactgcaaagaacatGAAGACAATCCTCCAAACGGGGGCTTATTCTAATACTTGGATTGATCATGGCAGAAGCACAACAGCTTTCACAATGCTTTACTGCttacacagaagccaaaacacagGTCCCTTAAAgacacccagccttgggctgccaCCCACACAGCCAAGTCAAGTATGATGATAATtattgaaaatcttgttcatcatataatGAAGTTCTACCAATACCAAAGGATTATACACAGCACCTCCCAGGggaatgaatatttcagatattACTCAAATAATCACTTACAGCCAAttctgtggccaatgccaggtgccccagacggagtgaacctaacaggcaatgatcaagtgatctctctcctgccatccatctccatcctctgacgaacagaggctagggacaccattctttacccatcctggctaatagccatttatggacttagccaccatgaatttatctagttcccttttacacattgttatagtcctagccttcacaacctcctcaggtaaggagttccacaagttgactgtgcgctgtgtgaagaagaacttccttttatttgatttaaacctgctgcctattaatttcatttggtgacccctagttcttgtattatgggaataagtaaataacttttccttatctactttctcaacatcactcatgattttatagacctctatcatatccccccttagtcttctcttttccaagctgaagagtcctagcctctttaatctttcctcgtatgggaccctctccaaacccctaatcattttagttgcccttttctcatacttttctagtgctagaatatcttttttgaggtgaggagaccacatctgtacacagtatttgagatgcgggcgtaccatggatttatataagggcaataatatattctcagtcttattctctatcccctttttaatgattccttacttcctgtttgctttttgaccgcctctgcacactgtgtggacgtcttcagagaactatccatgatgactcccagatctttttcctgactcgttgtagttaaattagcccccatcatattgtatgtatacttggggttattttttccaatgtgcattactttacatttatccacattaaatttcatttgcgatgttgttgcccagtcactcagttttgtgagatctttttgaagttcttcacaatctgctttggtctttactatcttgagtagtttagtatcatctgcaaactttgccacctcactgtttacccctttctccagatcatatatgaataagttgaataggattggttctaGGACTGACACTTAGGGAACATGACTAGTTACCCCTcttcattctgagaatttaccattaattcctaccctttgtttcctgtcttttaaccagctctgtattcatgaaaggaccttcccttttatcccatgacagcttaatttatttacgtaagagcctttggtgagggaccttgtcaaaggccttctggaaatctaagtatactatgtgcactggatcccccttgtccacatgtttgttgacccttcaaagaactctaatagattagtaagggtaggtccacactaagaaggcaggtcaaactagggtacgcaaattcagctacgtgaatagcgtagctgaattccaagtaccctagttcgaactactcacccgtccagacgccgtggaatcgaagtccgcggctccaaggtcgactccgccaccgctgtttgcagtggtggagtaccggagtcgaccagagcacgaggggagttcgaactatcgcgtctggattagacgcgatagttcgaactccgagaagtcgaactcaccgcgtcgacccggcaggtaagtgtagactagccctaagacatgatttccctttacagaaaccatgttgactattgctcaacagtttatctttttctatgtgtctgacaattttatttttaactattgtttcgactaatttgcctggtaccgacattagacttaccggtctgtaattgccgggatcacctctagagctcaTCCCGCAGAACAGTGTAGGACGATGTCGTGGACCTATGATGACCGTCTGGTGGGGCCCCTGTTATGATCCTGTAGCCCACGGAAATGAGCATAGAGGGAGCAGACCACTGGTGCTGCGACTATACCAGTGGTGACGTGAACCTGCCTATATCTCCAGAACAGgtgagggagaggagggaagtgaGCAGCCCCTAAAGGGTCAGGGAGGGGACACAAAAAATACCACCCCCTGAGGTTCGTCTAAGGACAGGGGAAATGAGACAACCCCTGGTTAGCAGCAGTATGGAAGATAGAGGGGACAGAAATGAGTagggcttctctcccctcctcctccactctATGGCAGCGGTTAGTGCTCAGGGAAGCCAGAACTAACAGATTCTTCTACCGTTCCAGCCAGGGCAGCCTGGGTTCTTGCCTTCCTACTGCAGCTCCTACAGGGCTGGAGGCTTGAACTCCTGCCAGATAAATCTGAGACAGCCCAGACTCAGGACTTCTGCTCCCTTCTGCCGAGCTGCTCCACAAAAATCACAGGCagattgccatgttctgttcaatccctctgaagcacctggcactgggcactgtcagaagacaggctactgggctacatggaccgtTGGTGTTACCCGGAACAGCCATTCTGATCTTCTCATTTAGACCCAAGATGTATCTGCCTCCTGCTGCAACCCACtataccccacccccctcccagaactCAGATAGATCCCAGGTatgatagaatcacagaatatcagggctggaagggacctcaggaggtcatctacttcaaccccctgctcaaagcaggaacaattcccaattaaatcatcccagccagggctttgtcagccaggagtcctgatgggGTTTCTCTCGCCGCAGAGTTAGTTACAAATTAAGAATAAACATTAAAATTTTAACACTAACCtgtgtcccttaagtgacttgcaaCAAGAGGTGAGAACATATTGGTTTTAGAGATGACTGAGACACAGTTGACTATGTTGCAGTTGACaagaggaagggaagagaggaacaagagacgggggcagggcattggggagAAGACACACAGCAGGGTTGAGACTTTACAAAGGACATGGGGCAAGATTGCAATTTCAGGGATCCAtctaccagcaattagaaaggtggccaaCAAGTGTAGTGTACACAGACTGACTCCCCAGTTCATCACATTGACACAGCACAGTCAGGACAGGGAAGGGTTTAatgtgtctgtcaaggaagtgattcagggaagaggccccagcaccatgcaccagccagctctgcacagagctcagtCTGAGACCCAGAGCACAAGGAGAAAACATTTAGGTCTCTTTATGAGTAAACAGCTGGATCAGCCtgccccggatctgtttggtcctcaccccataaaTGATGGGGTGCAGCACAGGGGGAACGAGGTGGTATACAACGGTAATGAGAATGAGGACATGCAGtggcacattgtggccaaacctCAGCATGAGAGAGGAGAATAAATCTGGGATGTACAAAGctgagatggcacaaagatgagagatgcaggtcccaaaagttttgagccgggcatcctttgtggggaggcagaAGATGGCCCGGAGGATCTGAGTATAGGACATAgcgataaaaaacacatccattCCGATCACAGAGAGAAGATCAAACAGGCCATAGTAACTATTGATGCTGATGTCAGCGCAGGCCAGGTTCACCACAGCTATGTGCTCACAATAGAAATGGgagatgatgttggttctgcaatatggccaccgtCTCACCAATAAGGGATAGGGCAATGCGAGTATGCCACTACGCACCACCACGGCCAGGCCTATTGTGACCACAAcagagtttgtcaggatggtggaatgtctcagaggatggcagatggccacgtagcgatcaaaagccatggccatgaggattccagactccatcCCTGAGAAGGAGTGAacaaagtacatctgggtgaggcaggcactgaaacttatctccctggaattgaaccagaagatgctcagcagtTTGGGTAGGGTGGATGTGGACAGGACCAGGTCACtgacggccagcatgcagaggaaatagtacatgggcccatggaggctcggctccctctTCACGATGAACAAGATGGTGAAGTTTCCAAACACAGCTATGGCGTACATAGCACAGAAGGGAATGGAGATCCAGATATGGGCTGCCtctaggccaggaatgcccagcaggatgaagctGGAGGGATTGGTGAAGTTGGTTCTGTTAGAATCTGACATGgtgtaggggagaaggtgtccaactctgaggcataAGGGTGTCTTCTGCATTTAGCGTATGCTCCCCTGACTTTCTGCGTGTTCCCAGGATGTCAGGTGATGGTAACTCTAGAAATGCCTGAATGGAGAGACAAcgttaatatgagacactgcatgcagtggtggaggctgttctcatgggagAAGCAGACTGAGcgctcttcacacactgaaaaattacattttcattattcaaagaGAATAGCTATGGACAATGACCCTACTAAATACAATTCCATGTTTGTATTGTGCTTCCTGCATTAAGAATTCCtacactttgtggtgggggaaccTTAAGAAGCACCAGCAGAAAACACAACTGTGGATACTGGTTATCATTGTTCTTTAATGCAATGAGAGCCAGGATAGGGAGTTCCGCATTTATCCAGTTGCTCAAAGTCAGAGAcggaaaaaaaaaccagaaaatttTGCAAAGATATGTGCTGAGAGAAACATCCCAACTAGAACATACCTCAGGGGAAAGACCTGTATGCCATTGATAGCAGCTCAAGAGAAACACCTGCTCATTCCCAGTAGTGGACAAAACAAAAGAATGTTCAGATCCCCAAGATATGGGATGGAGCATAACATGTTCAGGAATGTGTTCAGTTTTAGTCACCCAGTCTCTATTAAGGATAGAAAAGTTTGGGACTCTTTAGTTTATATAAGGGATAAAGATTAGAGCATATGatataggagaggaaaataaaaaatgaaactgatttaCATTCAAATGGACAGTTCCCAACCAGTACTATCTATAGACACTTAGTGCTCCAAGAGGACTAATTCCCTAAAGATGAGGAAAATTGTTAGCAAAgctgattgggaggaaaaatttacagagaaaaatatgaatgaatattGCTAATTCTTTGATAACAttttattagatatcagaaaactcACAATTCCAGAGTCAACAAAGTGAACAACTTTGGGTAAAATCTCAGTTTAGTGGTAAAG
This window of the Mauremys reevesii isolate NIE-2019 unplaced genomic scaffold, ASM1616193v1 Contig42, whole genome shotgun sequence genome carries:
- the LOC120394197 gene encoding olfactory receptor 51I2-like, yielding MSDSNRTNFTNPSSFILLGIPGLEAAHIWISIPFCAMYAIAVFGNFTILFIVKREPSLHGPMYYFLCMLAVSDLVLSTSTLPKLLSIFWFNSREISFSACLTQMYFVHSFSGMESGILMAMAFDRYVAICHPLRHSTILTNSVVVTIGLAVVVRSGILALPYPLLVRRWPYCRTNIISHFYCEHIAVVNLACADISINSYYGLFDLLSVIGMDVFFIAMSYTQILRAIFCLPTKDARLKTFGTCISHLCAISALYIPDLFSSLMLRFGHNVPLHVLILITVVYHLVPPVLHPIIYGVRTKQIRGRLIQLFTHKET